A DNA window from Vigna angularis cultivar LongXiaoDou No.4 chromosome 1, ASM1680809v1, whole genome shotgun sequence contains the following coding sequences:
- the LOC108323032 gene encoding OVARIAN TUMOR DOMAIN-containing deubiquitinating enzyme 7 isoform X4, giving the protein MYWKQVKKLGKRADTSQFRTQLDALGLRIVEVTADGNCFFRSLADQLEGNEEEHKKYRSTVVKHILDNREMFEPFIEDEVPFDEYCQSMENEGTWAGHMELQAASLVTRSNICIHRHMSPRWYIRNFDDHGVRMVHLSYHDGEHYNSVRLKDDPCDGPARPIVIKADADLSVPSHETKVMNNKTRGRAGKETFQPGSIKLVMAGTGCENAEKVEQILGQVNGDIDAAIEFLIAEQGTEECSANSDSLPSRANTYARIGHDENENHKQHKEDKVEDSTNDESNNSSRKTNIKLQPNDKIPRNKVCPCGSKKKYKACCGSALGTQSAKFLVNQAADARRGKNERKRGEKGISAKVEAPSEYDLVTPDVGALCI; this is encoded by the exons ATGTATTGGAAACAGGTTAAGAAGCTGGGAAAACGGGCTGACACTTCTCAATTTCGTACTCAGTTGGATGCTCTGGGATTACGCATTGTTGAAGTGACTGCAGATGGTAATTGTTTCTTCAG ATCCCTTGCTGATCAGTTGGAAGGCAATGAGGAAGAACATAAAAAGTACCGCAGCACGGTTGTAAAACACATATTG GATAATCGAGAGATGTTTGAGCCCTTTATTGAAGATGAAGTACCATTTGATGAGTATTGCCAATCCATGGAAAATGAGGGTACATGGGCTGGACATATGGAATTGCAGGCAGCTTCTCTTGTAACACGTAGTAATATATGCATTCACAGG CACATGTCTCCTCGGTGGTACATAAGAAATTTTGACGATCATGGAGTTCGCATGGTCCATTT GTCTTATCATGATGGGGAGCATTATAACAGTGTGCGGTTGAAGGATGATCCTTGTGATGGGCCGGCAAGGCCGATTGTAATCAAG GCTGATGCTGATCTTTCAGTACCTTCACATGAAACAAAAGTTATGAACAACAAAACCCGTGGGCGAGCTGGTAAGGAAACTTTTCAACCGGGGTCCATAAAGTTGGTTATGGCTGGAACTGGATGTGAAAATGCTGAAAAAGTGGAACAG ATTCTAGGGCAGGTAAATGGAGACATTGATGCTGCGATAGAATTTCTAATAGCAGAGCAAGGAACTGAAGAGTGCTCTGCGAACTCAGATTCCCTACCTAGTCGGGCTAATACTTATG CACGTATAGGTCATGATGAAAATGAGAACCATAAGCAACACAAAGAGGACAAGGTAGAGGACAGCACTAATGATGAATCAAACAATAGTTCCAGGAAGACCAATATCAAATTGCAACCAAATGATAAG ATTCCTAGAAACAAGGTCTGCCCGTGTGGTtccaaaaagaaatataaagctTGTTGTGGATCTGCCTTGGGAACACAATCTGCTAAGTTTCTTGT TAACCAAGCAGCTGACGCACGAAGAGGGAAAAATGAAAGGAAGCGAGGAGAAAAGGGGATTTCTGCAAAAGTAGAAGCGCCTAGTGAATACGATTTGGTAACACCTGACGTGGGCGCCCTTTGTATTTGA
- the LOC108323032 gene encoding OVARIAN TUMOR DOMAIN-containing deubiquitinating enzyme 7 isoform X8, which yields MVKPKLQKKLSQKKQQQPQVKKLGKRADTSQFRTQLDALGLRIVEVTADGNCFFRSLADQLEGNEEEHKKYRSTVVKHILDNREMFEPFIEDEVPFDEYCQSMENEGTWAGHMELQAASLVTRSNICIHRHMSPRWYIRNFDDHGVRMVHLSYHDGEHYNSVRLKDDPCDGPARPIVIKADADLSVPSHETKVMNNKTRGRAGKETFQPGSIKLVMAGTGCENAEKVEQILGQVNGDIDAAIEFLIAEQGTEECSANSDSLPSRANTYDS from the exons ATGGTTAAGCCGAAGCTACAGAAGAAGCTATCCCAGAAGAAGCAACAACAACCGCAA GTTAAGAAGCTGGGAAAACGGGCTGACACTTCTCAATTTCGTACTCAGTTGGATGCTCTGGGATTACGCATTGTTGAAGTGACTGCAGATGGTAATTGTTTCTTCAG ATCCCTTGCTGATCAGTTGGAAGGCAATGAGGAAGAACATAAAAAGTACCGCAGCACGGTTGTAAAACACATATTG GATAATCGAGAGATGTTTGAGCCCTTTATTGAAGATGAAGTACCATTTGATGAGTATTGCCAATCCATGGAAAATGAGGGTACATGGGCTGGACATATGGAATTGCAGGCAGCTTCTCTTGTAACACGTAGTAATATATGCATTCACAGG CACATGTCTCCTCGGTGGTACATAAGAAATTTTGACGATCATGGAGTTCGCATGGTCCATTT GTCTTATCATGATGGGGAGCATTATAACAGTGTGCGGTTGAAGGATGATCCTTGTGATGGGCCGGCAAGGCCGATTGTAATCAAG GCTGATGCTGATCTTTCAGTACCTTCACATGAAACAAAAGTTATGAACAACAAAACCCGTGGGCGAGCTGGTAAGGAAACTTTTCAACCGGGGTCCATAAAGTTGGTTATGGCTGGAACTGGATGTGAAAATGCTGAAAAAGTGGAACAG ATTCTAGGGCAGGTAAATGGAGACATTGATGCTGCGATAGAATTTCTAATAGCAGAGCAAGGAACTGAAGAGTGCTCTGCGAACTCAGATTCCCTACCTAGTCGGGCTAATACTTATG ATTCCTAG
- the LOC108323032 gene encoding OVARIAN TUMOR DOMAIN-containing deubiquitinating enzyme 7 isoform X5, whose protein sequence is MVKPKLQKKLSQKKQQQPQVKKLGKRADTSQFRTQLDALGLRIVEVTADGNCFFRSLADQLEGNEEEHKKYRSTVVKHILHMSPRWYIRNFDDHGVRMVHLSYHDGEHYNSVRLKDDPCDGPARPIVIKADADLSVPSHETKVMNNKTRGRAGKETFQPGSIKLVMAGTGCENAEKVEQILGQVNGDIDAAIEFLIAEQGTEECSANSDSLPSRANTYARIGHDENENHKQHKEDKVEDSTNDESNNSSRKTNIKLQPNDKIPRNKVCPCGSKKKYKACCGSALGTQSAKFLVNQAADARRGKNERKRGEKGISAKVEAPSEYDLVTPDVGALCI, encoded by the exons ATGGTTAAGCCGAAGCTACAGAAGAAGCTATCCCAGAAGAAGCAACAACAACCGCAA GTTAAGAAGCTGGGAAAACGGGCTGACACTTCTCAATTTCGTACTCAGTTGGATGCTCTGGGATTACGCATTGTTGAAGTGACTGCAGATGGTAATTGTTTCTTCAG ATCCCTTGCTGATCAGTTGGAAGGCAATGAGGAAGAACATAAAAAGTACCGCAGCACGGTTGTAAAACACATATTG CACATGTCTCCTCGGTGGTACATAAGAAATTTTGACGATCATGGAGTTCGCATGGTCCATTT GTCTTATCATGATGGGGAGCATTATAACAGTGTGCGGTTGAAGGATGATCCTTGTGATGGGCCGGCAAGGCCGATTGTAATCAAG GCTGATGCTGATCTTTCAGTACCTTCACATGAAACAAAAGTTATGAACAACAAAACCCGTGGGCGAGCTGGTAAGGAAACTTTTCAACCGGGGTCCATAAAGTTGGTTATGGCTGGAACTGGATGTGAAAATGCTGAAAAAGTGGAACAG ATTCTAGGGCAGGTAAATGGAGACATTGATGCTGCGATAGAATTTCTAATAGCAGAGCAAGGAACTGAAGAGTGCTCTGCGAACTCAGATTCCCTACCTAGTCGGGCTAATACTTATG CACGTATAGGTCATGATGAAAATGAGAACCATAAGCAACACAAAGAGGACAAGGTAGAGGACAGCACTAATGATGAATCAAACAATAGTTCCAGGAAGACCAATATCAAATTGCAACCAAATGATAAG ATTCCTAGAAACAAGGTCTGCCCGTGTGGTtccaaaaagaaatataaagctTGTTGTGGATCTGCCTTGGGAACACAATCTGCTAAGTTTCTTGT TAACCAAGCAGCTGACGCACGAAGAGGGAAAAATGAAAGGAAGCGAGGAGAAAAGGGGATTTCTGCAAAAGTAGAAGCGCCTAGTGAATACGATTTGGTAACACCTGACGTGGGCGCCCTTTGTATTTGA
- the LOC108323032 gene encoding OVARIAN TUMOR DOMAIN-containing deubiquitinating enzyme 7 isoform X3, with translation MWPVMYCQGCLSKFEVKKLGKRADTSQFRTQLDALGLRIVEVTADGNCFFRSLADQLEGNEEEHKKYRSTVVKHILDNREMFEPFIEDEVPFDEYCQSMENEGTWAGHMELQAASLVTRSNICIHRHMSPRWYIRNFDDHGVRMVHLSYHDGEHYNSVRLKDDPCDGPARPIVIKADADLSVPSHETKVMNNKTRGRAGKETFQPGSIKLVMAGTGCENAEKVEQILGQVNGDIDAAIEFLIAEQGTEECSANSDSLPSRANTYARIGHDENENHKQHKEDKVEDSTNDESNNSSRKTNIKLQPNDKIPRNKVCPCGSKKKYKACCGSALGTQSAKFLVNQAADARRGKNERKRGEKGISAKVEAPSEYDLVTPDVGALCI, from the exons ATGTGGCCAGTGATGTACTGTCAAGGATGTCTGTCTAAGTTTGAG GTTAAGAAGCTGGGAAAACGGGCTGACACTTCTCAATTTCGTACTCAGTTGGATGCTCTGGGATTACGCATTGTTGAAGTGACTGCAGATGGTAATTGTTTCTTCAG ATCCCTTGCTGATCAGTTGGAAGGCAATGAGGAAGAACATAAAAAGTACCGCAGCACGGTTGTAAAACACATATTG GATAATCGAGAGATGTTTGAGCCCTTTATTGAAGATGAAGTACCATTTGATGAGTATTGCCAATCCATGGAAAATGAGGGTACATGGGCTGGACATATGGAATTGCAGGCAGCTTCTCTTGTAACACGTAGTAATATATGCATTCACAGG CACATGTCTCCTCGGTGGTACATAAGAAATTTTGACGATCATGGAGTTCGCATGGTCCATTT GTCTTATCATGATGGGGAGCATTATAACAGTGTGCGGTTGAAGGATGATCCTTGTGATGGGCCGGCAAGGCCGATTGTAATCAAG GCTGATGCTGATCTTTCAGTACCTTCACATGAAACAAAAGTTATGAACAACAAAACCCGTGGGCGAGCTGGTAAGGAAACTTTTCAACCGGGGTCCATAAAGTTGGTTATGGCTGGAACTGGATGTGAAAATGCTGAAAAAGTGGAACAG ATTCTAGGGCAGGTAAATGGAGACATTGATGCTGCGATAGAATTTCTAATAGCAGAGCAAGGAACTGAAGAGTGCTCTGCGAACTCAGATTCCCTACCTAGTCGGGCTAATACTTATG CACGTATAGGTCATGATGAAAATGAGAACCATAAGCAACACAAAGAGGACAAGGTAGAGGACAGCACTAATGATGAATCAAACAATAGTTCCAGGAAGACCAATATCAAATTGCAACCAAATGATAAG ATTCCTAGAAACAAGGTCTGCCCGTGTGGTtccaaaaagaaatataaagctTGTTGTGGATCTGCCTTGGGAACACAATCTGCTAAGTTTCTTGT TAACCAAGCAGCTGACGCACGAAGAGGGAAAAATGAAAGGAAGCGAGGAGAAAAGGGGATTTCTGCAAAAGTAGAAGCGCCTAGTGAATACGATTTGGTAACACCTGACGTGGGCGCCCTTTGTATTTGA
- the LOC108323032 gene encoding OVARIAN TUMOR DOMAIN-containing deubiquitinating enzyme 7 isoform X2, with product MVKPKLQKKLSQKKQQQPQVKKLGKRADTSQFRTQLDALGLRIVEVTADGNCFFRSLADQLEGNEEEHKKYRSTVVKHILDNREMFEPFIEDEVPFDEYCQSMENEGTWAGHMELQAASLVTRSNICIHRHMSPRWYIRNFDDHGVRMVHLSYHDGEHYNSVRLKDDPCDGPARPIVIKADADLSVPSHETKVMNNKTRGRAGKETFQPGSIKLVMAGTGCENAEKVEQILGQVNGDIDAAIEFLIAEQGTEECSANSDSLPSRANTYGHDENENHKQHKEDKVEDSTNDESNNSSRKTNIKLQPNDKIPRNKVCPCGSKKKYKACCGSALGTQSAKFLVNQAADARRGKNERKRGEKGISAKVEAPSEYDLVTPDVGALCI from the exons ATGGTTAAGCCGAAGCTACAGAAGAAGCTATCCCAGAAGAAGCAACAACAACCGCAA GTTAAGAAGCTGGGAAAACGGGCTGACACTTCTCAATTTCGTACTCAGTTGGATGCTCTGGGATTACGCATTGTTGAAGTGACTGCAGATGGTAATTGTTTCTTCAG ATCCCTTGCTGATCAGTTGGAAGGCAATGAGGAAGAACATAAAAAGTACCGCAGCACGGTTGTAAAACACATATTG GATAATCGAGAGATGTTTGAGCCCTTTATTGAAGATGAAGTACCATTTGATGAGTATTGCCAATCCATGGAAAATGAGGGTACATGGGCTGGACATATGGAATTGCAGGCAGCTTCTCTTGTAACACGTAGTAATATATGCATTCACAGG CACATGTCTCCTCGGTGGTACATAAGAAATTTTGACGATCATGGAGTTCGCATGGTCCATTT GTCTTATCATGATGGGGAGCATTATAACAGTGTGCGGTTGAAGGATGATCCTTGTGATGGGCCGGCAAGGCCGATTGTAATCAAG GCTGATGCTGATCTTTCAGTACCTTCACATGAAACAAAAGTTATGAACAACAAAACCCGTGGGCGAGCTGGTAAGGAAACTTTTCAACCGGGGTCCATAAAGTTGGTTATGGCTGGAACTGGATGTGAAAATGCTGAAAAAGTGGAACAG ATTCTAGGGCAGGTAAATGGAGACATTGATGCTGCGATAGAATTTCTAATAGCAGAGCAAGGAACTGAAGAGTGCTCTGCGAACTCAGATTCCCTACCTAGTCGGGCTAATACTTATG GTCATGATGAAAATGAGAACCATAAGCAACACAAAGAGGACAAGGTAGAGGACAGCACTAATGATGAATCAAACAATAGTTCCAGGAAGACCAATATCAAATTGCAACCAAATGATAAG ATTCCTAGAAACAAGGTCTGCCCGTGTGGTtccaaaaagaaatataaagctTGTTGTGGATCTGCCTTGGGAACACAATCTGCTAAGTTTCTTGT TAACCAAGCAGCTGACGCACGAAGAGGGAAAAATGAAAGGAAGCGAGGAGAAAAGGGGATTTCTGCAAAAGTAGAAGCGCCTAGTGAATACGATTTGGTAACACCTGACGTGGGCGCCCTTTGTATTTGA
- the LOC108323032 gene encoding OVARIAN TUMOR DOMAIN-containing deubiquitinating enzyme 7 isoform X7: MVKPKLQKKLSQKKQQQPQVKKLGKRADTSQFRTQLDALGLRIVEVTADGNCFFRSLADQLEGNEEEHKKYRSTVVKHILDNREMFEPFIEDEVPFDEYCQSMENEGTWAGHMELQAASLVTRSNICIHRHMSPRWYIRNFDDHGVRMVHLSYHDGEHYNSVRLKDDPCDGPARPIVIKADADLSVPSHETKVMNNKTRGRAGKETFQPGSIKLVMAGTGCENAEKVEQILGQVNGDIDAAIEFLIAEQGTEECSANSDSLPSRANTYVTKQLTHEEGKMKGSEEKRGFLQK, encoded by the exons ATGGTTAAGCCGAAGCTACAGAAGAAGCTATCCCAGAAGAAGCAACAACAACCGCAA GTTAAGAAGCTGGGAAAACGGGCTGACACTTCTCAATTTCGTACTCAGTTGGATGCTCTGGGATTACGCATTGTTGAAGTGACTGCAGATGGTAATTGTTTCTTCAG ATCCCTTGCTGATCAGTTGGAAGGCAATGAGGAAGAACATAAAAAGTACCGCAGCACGGTTGTAAAACACATATTG GATAATCGAGAGATGTTTGAGCCCTTTATTGAAGATGAAGTACCATTTGATGAGTATTGCCAATCCATGGAAAATGAGGGTACATGGGCTGGACATATGGAATTGCAGGCAGCTTCTCTTGTAACACGTAGTAATATATGCATTCACAGG CACATGTCTCCTCGGTGGTACATAAGAAATTTTGACGATCATGGAGTTCGCATGGTCCATTT GTCTTATCATGATGGGGAGCATTATAACAGTGTGCGGTTGAAGGATGATCCTTGTGATGGGCCGGCAAGGCCGATTGTAATCAAG GCTGATGCTGATCTTTCAGTACCTTCACATGAAACAAAAGTTATGAACAACAAAACCCGTGGGCGAGCTGGTAAGGAAACTTTTCAACCGGGGTCCATAAAGTTGGTTATGGCTGGAACTGGATGTGAAAATGCTGAAAAAGTGGAACAG ATTCTAGGGCAGGTAAATGGAGACATTGATGCTGCGATAGAATTTCTAATAGCAGAGCAAGGAACTGAAGAGTGCTCTGCGAACTCAGATTCCCTACCTAGTCGGGCTAATACTTATG TAACCAAGCAGCTGACGCACGAAGAGGGAAAAATGAAAGGAAGCGAGGAGAAAAGGGGATTTCTGCAAAAGTAG
- the LOC108323032 gene encoding OVARIAN TUMOR DOMAIN-containing deubiquitinating enzyme 7 isoform X1, with translation MVKPKLQKKLSQKKQQQPQVKKLGKRADTSQFRTQLDALGLRIVEVTADGNCFFRSLADQLEGNEEEHKKYRSTVVKHILDNREMFEPFIEDEVPFDEYCQSMENEGTWAGHMELQAASLVTRSNICIHRHMSPRWYIRNFDDHGVRMVHLSYHDGEHYNSVRLKDDPCDGPARPIVIKADADLSVPSHETKVMNNKTRGRAGKETFQPGSIKLVMAGTGCENAEKVEQILGQVNGDIDAAIEFLIAEQGTEECSANSDSLPSRANTYARIGHDENENHKQHKEDKVEDSTNDESNNSSRKTNIKLQPNDKIPRNKVCPCGSKKKYKACCGSALGTQSAKFLVNQAADARRGKNERKRGEKGISAKVEAPSEYDLVTPDVGALCI, from the exons ATGGTTAAGCCGAAGCTACAGAAGAAGCTATCCCAGAAGAAGCAACAACAACCGCAA GTTAAGAAGCTGGGAAAACGGGCTGACACTTCTCAATTTCGTACTCAGTTGGATGCTCTGGGATTACGCATTGTTGAAGTGACTGCAGATGGTAATTGTTTCTTCAG ATCCCTTGCTGATCAGTTGGAAGGCAATGAGGAAGAACATAAAAAGTACCGCAGCACGGTTGTAAAACACATATTG GATAATCGAGAGATGTTTGAGCCCTTTATTGAAGATGAAGTACCATTTGATGAGTATTGCCAATCCATGGAAAATGAGGGTACATGGGCTGGACATATGGAATTGCAGGCAGCTTCTCTTGTAACACGTAGTAATATATGCATTCACAGG CACATGTCTCCTCGGTGGTACATAAGAAATTTTGACGATCATGGAGTTCGCATGGTCCATTT GTCTTATCATGATGGGGAGCATTATAACAGTGTGCGGTTGAAGGATGATCCTTGTGATGGGCCGGCAAGGCCGATTGTAATCAAG GCTGATGCTGATCTTTCAGTACCTTCACATGAAACAAAAGTTATGAACAACAAAACCCGTGGGCGAGCTGGTAAGGAAACTTTTCAACCGGGGTCCATAAAGTTGGTTATGGCTGGAACTGGATGTGAAAATGCTGAAAAAGTGGAACAG ATTCTAGGGCAGGTAAATGGAGACATTGATGCTGCGATAGAATTTCTAATAGCAGAGCAAGGAACTGAAGAGTGCTCTGCGAACTCAGATTCCCTACCTAGTCGGGCTAATACTTATG CACGTATAGGTCATGATGAAAATGAGAACCATAAGCAACACAAAGAGGACAAGGTAGAGGACAGCACTAATGATGAATCAAACAATAGTTCCAGGAAGACCAATATCAAATTGCAACCAAATGATAAG ATTCCTAGAAACAAGGTCTGCCCGTGTGGTtccaaaaagaaatataaagctTGTTGTGGATCTGCCTTGGGAACACAATCTGCTAAGTTTCTTGT TAACCAAGCAGCTGACGCACGAAGAGGGAAAAATGAAAGGAAGCGAGGAGAAAAGGGGATTTCTGCAAAAGTAGAAGCGCCTAGTGAATACGATTTGGTAACACCTGACGTGGGCGCCCTTTGTATTTGA
- the LOC108323032 gene encoding OVARIAN TUMOR DOMAIN-containing deubiquitinating enzyme 7 isoform X6, with the protein MVKPKLQKKLSQKKQQQPQVKKLGKRADTSQFRTQLDALGLRIVEVTADGNCFFRSLADQLEGNEEEHKKYRSTVVKHILDNREMFEPFIEDEVPFDEYCQSMENEGTWAGHMELQAASLVTRSNICIHRHMSPRWYIRNFDDHGVRMVHLSYHDGEHYNSVRLKDDPCDGPARPIVIKADADLSVPSHETKVMNNKTRGRAGKETFQPGSIKLVMAGTGCENAEKVEQILGQVNGDIDAAIEFLIAEQGTEECSANSDSLPSRANTYGLLLAETTSGTGKECTEAEIELQKSFTIFVLPARCFCEECGSFDHSFHRKSRVRISFA; encoded by the exons ATGGTTAAGCCGAAGCTACAGAAGAAGCTATCCCAGAAGAAGCAACAACAACCGCAA GTTAAGAAGCTGGGAAAACGGGCTGACACTTCTCAATTTCGTACTCAGTTGGATGCTCTGGGATTACGCATTGTTGAAGTGACTGCAGATGGTAATTGTTTCTTCAG ATCCCTTGCTGATCAGTTGGAAGGCAATGAGGAAGAACATAAAAAGTACCGCAGCACGGTTGTAAAACACATATTG GATAATCGAGAGATGTTTGAGCCCTTTATTGAAGATGAAGTACCATTTGATGAGTATTGCCAATCCATGGAAAATGAGGGTACATGGGCTGGACATATGGAATTGCAGGCAGCTTCTCTTGTAACACGTAGTAATATATGCATTCACAGG CACATGTCTCCTCGGTGGTACATAAGAAATTTTGACGATCATGGAGTTCGCATGGTCCATTT GTCTTATCATGATGGGGAGCATTATAACAGTGTGCGGTTGAAGGATGATCCTTGTGATGGGCCGGCAAGGCCGATTGTAATCAAG GCTGATGCTGATCTTTCAGTACCTTCACATGAAACAAAAGTTATGAACAACAAAACCCGTGGGCGAGCTGGTAAGGAAACTTTTCAACCGGGGTCCATAAAGTTGGTTATGGCTGGAACTGGATGTGAAAATGCTGAAAAAGTGGAACAG ATTCTAGGGCAGGTAAATGGAGACATTGATGCTGCGATAGAATTTCTAATAGCAGAGCAAGGAACTGAAGAGTGCTCTGCGAACTCAGATTCCCTACCTAGTCGGGCTAATACTTATG GTTTGCTTTTGGCAGAAACCACATCAGGTACAGGAAAGGAATGTACAGAAGCAGAAATAGAGTTACAGAAATCATTTACAATTTTTGTTCTTCCGGCAAGATGCTTTTGTGAAGAATGTGGAAGTTTTGATCATTCTTTTCATCGGAAATCTCGTGTGAGAATCAGTTTTGCCTAA